The following coding sequences lie in one Sesamum indicum cultivar Zhongzhi No. 13 linkage group LG9, S_indicum_v1.0, whole genome shotgun sequence genomic window:
- the LOC105170136 gene encoding uncharacterized protein LOC105170136 — translation MSELCCTPKSHFSTLIISDLALLCSFILSHPLYFSYFIFFSPYILKLISFLSPLLATTFLLSLAFLTVLVHDNFSTALERSLGSKKDCENEEFQCFEDLGMYQVLFGSSMDVVEESPLEEKSMGDSVVEGSEGGDKVEINTCDVAREEKRLENFLKILDEFERMASNVEERKKVEPSKSTKIDKFVEKRNGSEAICGSKINFDATKVDGSDSISGGKEHITPMVKAHSQRVTSPKFDRAADEENDSENKLKTESSRTLDHCSLGSYGSMRKEKEWKRTLACKLFEERHNVDGGDGMDSLWEAYELDSKNKAMNNVNRKKNKNKNKNKKEEIVEMYTEEEEEEVDGQLCCLQALKLSAGKMNLGMGRPNLVKITKAIKGIGWLHHVTKHSKKVHNNGDRY, via the coding sequence ATGTCTGAGCTGTGTTGTACTCCCAAGTCCCATTTTTCTACTCTCATCATTTCTGACTTGGCTCTCCTCTGCTCCTTCATTCTCTCCCATCCTCTCTACTTCTCCtacttcattttcttctcacCTTACATCCTCAAACTCATCTCCTTTCTCTCCCCTCTTCTCGCCAccacttttcttctttctctcgcCTTTCTTACTGTTCTTGTTCACGACAACTTCTCCACTGCTCTCGAGAGATCGCTGGGGTCCAAGAAAGATTGTGAGAATGAGGAGTTTCAGTGTTTTGAGGATCTTGGCATGTACCAAGTTCTGTTTGGCTCGTCCATGGATGTTGTAGAGGAAAGCCCACTTGAGGAAAAATCAATGGGAGACAGTGTGGTTGAGGGATCAGAGGGTGGTGATAAGGTAGAAATAAATACTTGTGATGTTGCAAGGGAAGAGAAGAGATTGGAGAATTTCTTGAAGATACTGGATGAGTTTGAGCGAATGGCGTCCAATGTGGAAGAGAGGAAAAAAGTCGAGCCATCAAAGAGCACGAAAATCGATAAATTCGTGGAAAAGAGAAACGGATCCGAGGCGATATGtggtagtaaaataaatttcgaTGCTACGAAAGTCGATGGTAGCGACTCCATTAGTGGCGGCAAAGAGCACATTACTCCCATGGTGAAGGCGCATTCTCAGAGGGTCACGAGTCCCAAGTTCGATCGTGCTGCGGATGAGGAAAACGACAGCGAGAACAAGTTGAAAACGGAGAGTTCTCGGACGTTGGACCATTGCAGTCTTGGGAGCTACGGGTCCATGAGGAAGGAAAAGGAATGGAAGAGGACATTGGCATGCAAGTTGTTCGAGGAGCGGCACAATGTGGACGGGGGCGATGGGATGGACTCGTTGTGGGAGGCGTATGAATTGGATTCCAAGAACAAGGCGATGAACAATGTCAAtaggaagaaaaacaagaacaagaacaagaacaagaaggaAGAAATTGTGGAAATGTATAccgaggaggaagaagaagaggttGATGGGCAGCTATGTTGCTTGCAGGCCCTGAAATTGTCGGCAGGGAAGATGAATTTGGGGATGGGAAGGCCTAATCTTGTCAAGATCACAAAGGCCATTAAAGGGATTGGATGGTTGCATCATGTCACCAAGCATAGCAAGAAGGTGCATAACAATGGAGATAGATACTAG